One part of the Microlunatus elymi genome encodes these proteins:
- a CDS encoding alpha-hydroxy acid oxidase, translating into MRLPGLPPVEVVRRRPRWSEIRQNIQFRSVSRDRVQRRLDNALTIDDLRKIARRTTPRSVFDYVDGAAESEITAERNVQAYRGLTFHPDALRAVADPDLEVELLGRTWSLPLGFGATGYTRMMHHHGEAAVARVAQAVGIPYGLSTVGNSTVEQVRAAAPEVDLWFQLYPTSQEINAELIRRAANAGCSTIVLTCDTAVSGKRFRDDRNGLTIPPTLRPSTIADMAQHPYWWVNKLTTEQVSFASLMFLESKYKFNEIADRVFDSNLSLESLDWIRDSWRGTLLVKGILSVDGAVAAVEHGADGVVLSNHGGRQLDRTPAPITLVPEVRAALGDRVPILVDSGIRNGQDIVAARALGADAALVGRAYLYGIMAGGQDGVVRAYEILAEEYRRAMQLLGVRRSVDLAPRHVSLGRWR; encoded by the coding sequence ATGCGACTTCCCGGACTTCCTCCCGTCGAGGTGGTACGCCGCCGGCCGCGCTGGTCGGAGATTCGACAGAACATCCAATTCCGCTCCGTCTCCCGTGATCGGGTTCAGCGGCGGCTGGACAACGCGCTGACCATCGACGATCTGCGCAAGATCGCACGCCGGACCACCCCGCGATCGGTGTTCGACTACGTCGACGGGGCAGCGGAATCGGAGATCACCGCCGAGCGCAACGTGCAGGCCTATCGAGGGCTGACCTTTCATCCCGATGCGCTGCGAGCGGTGGCCGATCCTGATCTTGAGGTCGAACTCCTCGGCCGGACCTGGTCGCTGCCGCTCGGCTTCGGCGCGACCGGCTACACCCGGATGATGCATCACCACGGCGAGGCGGCGGTGGCGCGCGTTGCGCAGGCCGTCGGCATCCCGTACGGGTTGTCCACCGTCGGCAACAGCACGGTGGAGCAGGTGCGGGCGGCCGCACCCGAGGTGGATCTCTGGTTCCAGCTCTACCCGACCTCGCAGGAGATCAACGCCGAACTGATCCGCCGGGCGGCGAACGCGGGCTGTTCGACGATCGTGCTGACCTGCGACACCGCGGTCTCCGGCAAGCGATTCCGGGACGACCGGAACGGGCTGACCATCCCGCCGACGCTGCGGCCGTCGACGATCGCGGACATGGCTCAGCATCCGTACTGGTGGGTCAACAAGTTGACCACCGAGCAGGTTTCCTTTGCCTCGTTGATGTTCCTGGAGTCCAAGTACAAGTTCAACGAGATCGCCGACCGGGTGTTCGACTCCAACCTCAGCCTGGAGAGCCTGGACTGGATCCGCGACAGCTGGCGCGGAACCCTGCTGGTGAAGGGAATTCTCTCGGTCGACGGCGCCGTCGCCGCGGTCGAGCACGGCGCCGACGGTGTCGTGCTGTCCAACCACGGCGGCCGGCAGCTGGACCGTACGCCGGCGCCGATCACGCTGGTGCCCGAGGTCCGTGCTGCCCTCGGTGATCGGGTGCCGATCCTGGTCGACAGCGGCATTCGCAACGGTCAGGACATCGTTGCGGCACGCGCCTTGGGCGCCGATGCCGCACTGGTCGGCCGGGCCTACCTGTACGGGATCATGGCCGGCGGCCAGGATGGTGTGGTGCGAGCGTACGAGATCCTGGCTGAGGAGTACCGGCGAGCGATGCAACTGCTCGGCGTCCGCCGCAGTGTTGATCTTGCGCCGCGTCACGTGAGCCTCGGCCGGTGGCGATGA
- a CDS encoding ThuA domain-containing protein, producing MTTPSQGKNPTALIVRGGWDGHEPVQTTDSFVPFLTDNGYQVRVEDSTKIYADADYLATVDLIVQVVTMSTIERDELKGLRAAVAAGTGLAGWHGGIADSYRNEADYLQLIGGQFAHHQAKGRPAELKGEAGDNFVRYSVNIVPEQADHPIVAGISDFELETEQYWVLSDDYNDVLATTTIPSRDFDNWHRPITCPAIWTRQWGKGKVFVCTPGHQLSVVQDPSVRTIIERGLLWVTR from the coding sequence ATGACGACACCGAGCCAGGGCAAGAATCCGACCGCGCTGATCGTGAGGGGTGGCTGGGACGGCCACGAACCGGTGCAGACCACCGACTCGTTCGTCCCGTTCCTGACCGACAACGGCTATCAGGTGCGCGTCGAGGACAGCACCAAGATCTACGCCGACGCCGACTACCTCGCCACCGTCGACCTGATCGTCCAGGTCGTCACCATGTCGACGATCGAACGCGACGAGCTGAAGGGGCTGCGCGCCGCGGTCGCGGCCGGCACCGGCCTGGCCGGTTGGCACGGCGGCATCGCGGACTCGTACCGCAACGAGGCCGATTATCTGCAACTGATCGGCGGCCAGTTCGCCCACCACCAGGCCAAGGGCCGGCCGGCGGAGTTGAAGGGCGAAGCCGGCGACAACTTCGTCCGCTACAGCGTCAACATCGTGCCGGAGCAGGCCGATCACCCGATCGTGGCCGGCATCTCCGACTTCGAGTTGGAGACCGAGCAGTACTGGGTGCTCAGCGACGACTACAACGACGTGCTGGCGACCACGACGATCCCCAGCCGGGACTTCGACAACTGGCACCGGCCGATCACCTGCCCGGCGATCTGGACTCGGCAGTGGGGCAAGGGCAAGGTGTTCGTCTGTACCCCTGGCCATCAGCTGAGCGTGGTTCAGGATCCGTCGGTACGCACCATCATCGAGCGCGGCCTGTTGTGGGTGACCCGGTGA
- a CDS encoding amidohydrolase, with amino-acid sequence MTDDALWLAAVRRPGSDRLVDVKIGDGRVRAIVDHEPHRNDGASVHDAEGRWLIPGLYDGHVHATQYAIQQGRIDVSAATSAEHATRLVRDVLDHQPSRRVDGEPVIAAGFRDGFWPEQPTKTLLDDEFGSLPVIMISGDLHCGWANSAGMTLLGHRDHPTGVLKEKVWMDGLAALPQPPADRTDAWVDTALRGAVARGLTGIRDFEFADNLTVWLRRRRAGGVAIRVDCGVMAATLSERTTRGLRTGESLSGTDGLITMGPVNVFVDGSLNTRTALCHDPYPGGDDHGELVLDRDELTAIMADARGRGLQIAVHAIGDRANTIALDCFAASGIAGRIEHAQLVADDDLGRFAALGVVASVQPWHAIDDWPVADRYWSGRTGRSFPYAALAEAGATIEFGSDAPVAPLDPWHAIAAAVDRHGVIGREWHREQQLPVADAVRFSTCGPGIVRAGDAADLVLLDSDPYTLTGPELITIGVHATAVAGRRRYGPSELTEQGLDRSAGRRRRSVADDQ; translated from the coding sequence ATGACCGACGATGCGCTTTGGTTGGCTGCTGTCCGCCGTCCGGGCTCGGACCGCCTGGTCGACGTCAAGATCGGCGACGGCCGGGTCCGCGCCATTGTTGATCATGAACCACACCGCAATGACGGGGCGTCTGTGCATGATGCCGAGGGTCGCTGGCTGATTCCCGGCTTGTACGACGGGCACGTCCACGCCACCCAGTACGCGATCCAGCAAGGACGCATCGACGTCTCTGCTGCCACCTCGGCCGAGCACGCAACCCGGCTGGTCCGGGACGTGCTTGATCATCAACCATCGCGCCGAGTCGATGGCGAGCCGGTGATCGCCGCCGGCTTCCGGGACGGCTTCTGGCCCGAGCAGCCGACGAAGACGTTGCTGGACGACGAATTCGGCAGCCTTCCGGTGATCATGATCAGCGGTGACCTGCATTGCGGCTGGGCGAACTCAGCCGGGATGACGCTGCTCGGGCATCGTGATCATCCGACCGGGGTGCTGAAGGAGAAGGTGTGGATGGACGGGTTGGCGGCGTTGCCGCAGCCGCCCGCCGACCGGACCGATGCCTGGGTCGACACCGCGCTTCGGGGCGCGGTCGCTCGTGGGTTGACCGGGATCCGGGACTTCGAGTTCGCCGACAACCTGACCGTGTGGCTGCGGAGACGGCGTGCCGGGGGAGTCGCCATCCGGGTCGACTGTGGAGTGATGGCTGCCACCTTGTCCGAGCGGACGACCCGCGGCCTTCGGACGGGGGAGTCGCTGTCGGGCACCGATGGGTTGATCACCATGGGCCCGGTCAACGTGTTCGTCGACGGCTCGTTGAACACCCGGACCGCGCTCTGCCACGACCCGTACCCGGGTGGCGATGATCACGGCGAACTGGTTCTTGATCGTGACGAGTTGACCGCGATCATGGCCGACGCCCGGGGTCGCGGCCTGCAGATCGCGGTGCACGCGATCGGTGATCGGGCCAACACGATCGCGCTGGATTGCTTTGCTGCCAGCGGAATCGCCGGTCGGATCGAGCACGCCCAGCTGGTCGCCGATGATGATCTTGGTCGGTTCGCCGCACTGGGCGTGGTCGCCAGTGTGCAGCCGTGGCATGCGATCGACGACTGGCCGGTCGCTGATCGCTACTGGTCCGGACGCACCGGCCGATCATTTCCGTACGCGGCGTTGGCCGAGGCGGGCGCCACGATCGAATTCGGTTCGGACGCCCCGGTTGCGCCGCTGGATCCGTGGCACGCGATCGCCGCGGCGGTGGATCGGCACGGTGTGATCGGGCGCGAGTGGCATCGCGAACAACAGCTGCCGGTCGCCGACGCGGTGCGCTTCTCCACCTGCGGTCCAGGGATCGTGCGGGCCGGTGATGCGGCCGATCTGGTCTTGCTGGACAGCGATCCGTACACCCTGACCGGGCCGGAGTTGATCACCATCGGAGTGCACGCGACCGCCGTCGCCGGTCGTCGGCGGTACGGCCCGAGCGAGTTGACCGAACAAGGCCTGGACCGGTCAGCCGGCCGGCGGCGCCGTAGTGTCGCGGATGATCAGTGA
- the tatA gene encoding twin-arginine translocase TatA/TatE family subunit: MLAPIPLALDIGPSELLIILVIVVVLFGGSRLAGLGKGAGRALREFKEETQSPDEIPADDQQKAASPNLGAESAAEPPAPAPAPENKVAS; this comes from the coding sequence GTGCTAGCACCGATCCCCCTGGCGCTCGACATCGGCCCGAGCGAGTTGTTGATCATCCTGGTGATCGTCGTCGTGCTTTTCGGCGGCAGCCGGTTGGCCGGTCTCGGCAAGGGTGCCGGGCGGGCCCTGCGCGAATTCAAGGAAGAGACGCAGTCACCCGACGAGATCCCGGCGGACGATCAGCAGAAGGCAGCATCCCCGAATCTGGGTGCCGAATCTGCAGCCGAGCCGCCAGCACCGGCACCGGCACCGGAGAACAAGGTCGCCTCGTAG
- a CDS encoding Gfo/Idh/MocA family oxidoreductase: protein MSPASPRRYAVVGTGHRSEMYIRALLTSHADVGSLVAWCDTNPVRMHYYDELAAELAPGTALPASYSADQFEQMLDEAKPDALIVTTPDYLHSKYICAGLARGLRVISEKPLTTDGEKARAIADAASTSDGDVTVTFNYRYSPRNTLVKELINSGEIGQVTSVHFEWLLDTGHGADYFRRWHREKDKSGGLLIHKASHHFDLVNWWLADAPRTVTALGALRFYGAENARARGDHHPGVTSRDLAADDPYRIDLAGNDRLRRLYLNAEHVDGYQRDRNVFGEPITIEDTMNVLVGYERGTQLTYSLYAYAPWEGYRVAFNGTRGRIELDVVESPHRAGKDEEIDPSARHEEANNDKDSKPSEARTRGSRLLLQRHWERAREIPIPEGRGGHGGGDARLLDDIFRADGDDPLGHRAGWRAGLRSVAIGICANESMITGQSVPVASLGLPILDPAATRVSA, encoded by the coding sequence ATGAGCCCAGCCAGTCCTCGCCGGTACGCCGTTGTCGGCACCGGGCACCGGTCGGAGATGTACATCCGTGCCCTGCTGACCAGCCATGCCGATGTCGGTTCGCTGGTGGCCTGGTGCGACACCAACCCGGTCCGCATGCACTACTACGACGAACTTGCCGCCGAGTTGGCACCCGGCACCGCACTGCCGGCGTCGTACTCGGCGGATCAGTTCGAGCAGATGCTGGACGAGGCCAAGCCGGATGCGCTGATCGTGACCACTCCGGATTACCTGCACAGCAAGTACATCTGCGCGGGTCTGGCGCGTGGCCTGCGGGTAATCAGCGAGAAGCCGCTGACCACCGACGGGGAGAAGGCCCGCGCCATCGCCGACGCCGCGAGCACGTCCGACGGCGACGTCACGGTCACCTTCAACTACCGTTACTCGCCGCGGAACACGCTGGTCAAGGAGTTGATCAACTCCGGCGAGATCGGCCAGGTCACCTCGGTGCACTTCGAATGGCTGCTGGACACCGGCCACGGCGCCGACTACTTCCGGCGTTGGCATCGGGAGAAGGACAAGTCCGGCGGATTGCTGATCCACAAGGCCAGTCACCACTTCGATCTGGTGAACTGGTGGCTGGCGGACGCGCCGCGGACGGTGACCGCGCTCGGGGCCTTAAGGTTCTACGGCGCCGAGAACGCGCGGGCGCGCGGTGATCATCATCCAGGCGTGACCAGCCGTGATCTTGCTGCCGACGACCCGTACCGAATTGATCTTGCCGGCAACGATCGGCTGCGGCGGCTCTACCTGAACGCCGAGCACGTCGACGGCTACCAGCGTGATCGCAACGTGTTCGGAGAACCGATCACCATCGAGGACACCATGAACGTGCTGGTCGGCTACGAACGCGGCACCCAGCTGACCTACAGCCTGTACGCCTACGCCCCGTGGGAGGGCTACCGGGTCGCGTTCAACGGCACCCGCGGCCGGATCGAGTTGGATGTGGTGGAAAGCCCGCACCGGGCAGGCAAGGACGAGGAGATCGACCCGAGCGCCCGGCACGAGGAAGCCAACAACGACAAGGATTCCAAGCCGTCCGAGGCTCGCACCCGCGGCAGCCGGCTGCTGCTGCAGCGGCATTGGGAGCGTGCTCGAGAGATCCCGATCCCGGAGGGCAGGGGCGGCCATGGTGGCGGCGACGCCCGGCTGCTGGACGACATCTTCCGCGCCGACGGCGACGACCCGCTCGGCCACCGCGCCGGCTGGCGCGCCGGCCTGCGCAGTGTGGCGATCGGCATCTGCGCCAACGAGTCCATGATCACCGGGCAGAGCGTCCCGGTCGCGTCCCTCGGCCTCCCGATCCTCGATCCTGCCGCTACACGCGTCTCTGCCTGA
- a CDS encoding Pr6Pr family membrane protein, with protein sequence MGPSTAHTTASRAWLLAGAGWHWLLVLVTGASLITQTVLVIIGGIDVNSGAATATLPLGTRLVNLFSFFTIQSNILVLAGAIRLLIDPRLRGLGWQVLRLDGLLGIVITGLVYVTVLRPLMQPTGIHAFVNAGLHYLAPPLAFVGWLIFGPRPRISWRVLIVSLCWPISWIVYTLIRGAITGWYPYPFLDAGSLGWPIALRNIGVIVLIALVILMIMKAIDRLRIAAVPQSTPRP encoded by the coding sequence ATGGGTCCGAGCACCGCGCACACCACCGCCAGCAGAGCCTGGTTGTTGGCCGGCGCCGGCTGGCACTGGCTGCTGGTGCTGGTGACCGGTGCGTCGTTGATCACCCAGACCGTGCTGGTGATCATCGGCGGCATCGACGTCAACTCCGGCGCGGCCACGGCAACCCTGCCGTTGGGCACCCGGCTGGTGAACCTGTTCAGCTTCTTCACCATACAGAGCAACATCCTGGTCCTGGCCGGCGCGATCAGACTGTTGATCGATCCGCGACTGCGTGGCCTCGGCTGGCAGGTGCTGCGACTCGACGGCCTGCTCGGGATCGTGATCACCGGTCTGGTGTACGTGACCGTGTTGCGTCCGCTGATGCAGCCGACCGGGATCCACGCCTTCGTCAATGCCGGTCTGCACTATCTGGCGCCGCCGCTCGCTTTCGTCGGCTGGTTGATCTTCGGCCCGCGTCCGCGGATCTCCTGGCGGGTGTTGATCGTGTCGCTGTGCTGGCCCATCTCCTGGATCGTCTACACCCTGATCCGCGGCGCGATCACCGGCTGGTATCCCTACCCGTTCCTGGACGCCGGCAGCCTCGGCTGGCCGATCGCCCTGCGCAACATCGGTGTCATCGTGCTGATCGCTTTGGTGATCTTGATGATCATGAAAGCGATCGACCGGTTGCGTATCGCCGCGGTTCCCCAGTCAACTCCCCGACCATGA
- a CDS encoding peroxiredoxin: MALDVGDPAPDFALRNQHGEVVERRDLLGAPALLVFYPYAFSGICSRELAELQEAWPDFTAAGARVLAISVDTIYALRTFADQLGLGFGLLSDFWPHGATASAYGVFDAELGCATRGSFVLDADGVVAWTMLNEIGRPRDIAAHLNAVQR; the protein is encoded by the coding sequence ATGGCGCTGGACGTCGGAGATCCGGCGCCGGACTTCGCGTTGCGCAATCAGCACGGCGAGGTCGTCGAGCGGCGAGATCTGCTCGGCGCGCCCGCGCTGCTGGTGTTCTATCCGTACGCCTTCAGCGGCATCTGCAGCCGCGAGCTGGCCGAGCTGCAGGAGGCATGGCCCGACTTCACCGCGGCCGGTGCCCGAGTGCTGGCGATCTCCGTCGACACCATCTACGCGCTGCGTACCTTCGCCGACCAACTCGGGTTGGGGTTCGGTCTGCTCAGCGACTTCTGGCCACACGGCGCGACCGCGAGTGCGTACGGCGTCTTCGACGCGGAGCTGGGCTGTGCGACTCGAGGATCGTTCGTGCTGGACGCCGACGGCGTCGTTGCCTGGACGATGCTCAACGAGATCGGCCGACCGCGGGACATCGCCGCACACCTGAACGCGGTGCAGCGCTAG
- a CDS encoding L-idonate 5-dehydrogenase: MIEGAGQLRVAELPKPEPRPGEVAVDIAYGGICGSDLHYFHDGAAGEFVIREPLVAGHEVVGRVGALGVGVTGLEPGQPVAVHPAQVCGECAECTGGRPQLCPSSRYLGSAAHFPHVQGGFTERLVVSADRAVPLPAGMTLRRAALAEPFTVAHHAVKRAGDIAGKSVLVTGAGPIGSLAVAAARQAGAGTIYASDLTDFALAQAKSMGADVLLRADQEDSWPEQVDVAIEASGSGPGLNSCIRTVRRAGRVVQVGILPPGMTAILGNALVNKELQLHGSWRFHTEFAEAIELLADEIDPEPLISHEFPLREALQAFRTAADRTAASKVLLRIGDDHEQAE, encoded by the coding sequence GTGATCGAAGGTGCCGGACAGCTGCGGGTGGCCGAATTGCCGAAGCCGGAGCCCAGGCCCGGCGAGGTCGCCGTCGACATCGCGTACGGGGGCATCTGCGGCTCCGATCTGCACTACTTCCACGACGGCGCCGCCGGCGAGTTCGTGATCCGTGAACCCTTGGTCGCCGGCCACGAGGTGGTCGGCCGGGTCGGTGCGCTCGGTGTGGGGGTGACCGGACTCGAACCGGGGCAGCCGGTGGCGGTGCACCCGGCTCAGGTGTGCGGCGAATGCGCCGAATGCACCGGCGGCCGCCCGCAACTGTGCCCGTCCAGCCGTTACCTCGGGTCCGCCGCGCACTTCCCGCATGTCCAGGGCGGCTTCACCGAACGGCTCGTCGTGAGCGCCGATCGCGCGGTACCGCTGCCGGCCGGGATGACGCTGCGCCGCGCAGCGCTGGCAGAACCGTTCACCGTCGCCCACCACGCGGTCAAACGCGCGGGCGACATCGCCGGCAAGTCGGTGCTCGTCACCGGCGCCGGGCCGATCGGTTCGCTGGCCGTGGCGGCAGCGCGACAGGCCGGCGCGGGCACCATCTACGCCTCCGATCTGACCGACTTCGCATTGGCTCAGGCGAAGTCGATGGGGGCCGACGTGCTGCTGCGTGCCGACCAGGAAGATTCCTGGCCGGAGCAGGTCGACGTGGCGATCGAGGCATCCGGTTCCGGGCCCGGGCTGAACAGCTGCATCCGGACCGTACGCCGTGCCGGCCGAGTCGTTCAGGTCGGCATCCTGCCGCCGGGGATGACCGCGATCCTCGGCAATGCCCTTGTGAACAAGGAGCTCCAGCTGCACGGGTCCTGGCGGTTCCACACCGAGTTTGCCGAGGCGATCGAGTTGCTGGCAGACGAGATCGATCCCGAACCGCTGATCTCGCACGAGTTCCCGCTGCGTGAGGCACTGCAGGCGTTCCGGACCGCCGCCGACAGAACCGCTGCCAGCAAGGTGTTGTTGCGGATCGGTGATGATCATGAACAGGCGGAGTGA
- a CDS encoding LacI family DNA-binding transcriptional regulator — MTPGTSRQPTLADIAARAGTTVPTVSKVLNGRSDVSEITRNKIMELVAQTGYRRRGTTPVARPSRDRRLIDLVISNVAGGWANQVLVGVESAAAAAGYDLVVTVARPDGTASVRDDWVARLLARSSPGVVLALVDTGIDRLATLQAAGVPVVLLDPVDPPPDSVASVGATNWSAGRDVAEHLLGLGHRRLAVLAGSSRQLYNRARVDGFASAVRLHRDDPASGGQREPTVCHLERQHSAVEEAGRLLDDPQRPTAIFACADYLALAVMQAATARDIAIPQQLSLVGFDDLPEAAWAGLTTVRQPIAEMGAAAMRLLLRLREADRRLPREELATSLIIRDTTAPPAG; from the coding sequence GTGACTCCCGGCACCTCGCGCCAGCCGACCCTGGCCGACATCGCAGCCCGCGCCGGCACCACCGTGCCGACGGTGTCGAAGGTGCTGAACGGTCGCTCGGACGTGTCCGAGATCACCCGCAACAAGATCATGGAACTGGTCGCGCAGACCGGCTACCGCCGCCGCGGTACGACGCCGGTTGCCCGGCCGTCCAGGGACCGCAGGCTGATCGACCTGGTGATCAGCAACGTGGCCGGCGGCTGGGCCAATCAGGTCCTGGTCGGGGTGGAGAGCGCCGCCGCCGCAGCCGGTTACGACCTGGTGGTGACGGTGGCCCGCCCGGACGGCACCGCCTCGGTCCGCGACGACTGGGTGGCCCGGCTGCTGGCGCGGTCGTCTCCCGGGGTGGTGCTCGCGCTGGTCGACACCGGGATCGACCGGTTGGCCACCCTGCAGGCGGCGGGTGTGCCGGTGGTGCTGCTGGATCCGGTCGACCCGCCCCCGGACTCGGTGGCCAGCGTCGGTGCCACCAACTGGTCGGCCGGCCGGGACGTGGCCGAGCATCTGCTCGGCCTCGGGCATCGGCGTCTGGCCGTGCTCGCGGGCAGCTCCCGCCAGCTCTACAACCGGGCCCGGGTGGACGGCTTCGCCTCCGCCGTCCGGCTGCATCGTGACGATCCCGCCTCGGGCGGGCAGCGCGAGCCCACCGTCTGCCATCTCGAGCGGCAGCACTCCGCGGTCGAGGAGGCCGGCCGATTGCTCGACGACCCGCAACGTCCGACGGCGATCTTCGCCTGCGCCGACTATCTCGCGCTGGCGGTGATGCAGGCCGCGACCGCTCGCGACATCGCCATCCCCCAGCAGCTCAGCCTGGTCGGGTTCGACGATCTACCCGAGGCCGCCTGGGCCGGGCTGACCACCGTACGACAGCCGATCGCGGAAATGGGTGCGGCGGCGATGCGGCTGCTGTTGCGGCTGCGCGAGGCCGACCGACGGTTGCCCCGGGAGGAGCTGGCGACCTCACTGATCATCCGCGACACTACGGCGCCGCCGGCCGGCTGA
- a CDS encoding siderophore-interacting protein: protein MTETLTSDRMVKPNAGSVTDAVVINKARVSSGFVRVTVECRDPRFVEEFDHLGFDQWVRLFLPNEHSILEPPYGGLEGWYRRWTDAEPDRRPVIRNYTIRAARRIEDGWELDIDFVVHGSASGAVEGIAANWACSAQPGDRVALLDQGRIFAPADDDRPILIIADESGVPGVEGIARSLAGRPATYLLEVPHADDVRDLAADAQWLVRDSTAMPGRHLLERLAAMQISPDSYGYVVGEASMMLAARNMIKAAGVPKSRLDFCAYWRPLD, encoded by the coding sequence ATGACGGAGACACTGACATCGGACCGGATGGTCAAGCCCAATGCCGGTTCGGTGACCGATGCCGTCGTGATCAACAAGGCGCGCGTCTCGTCGGGGTTCGTGCGGGTCACGGTCGAGTGCCGTGACCCGCGCTTCGTCGAGGAGTTCGACCACCTCGGCTTCGATCAGTGGGTCCGGCTGTTCCTGCCCAACGAGCACAGCATTCTGGAGCCACCGTACGGCGGACTCGAGGGCTGGTATCGCCGCTGGACGGACGCCGAACCGGACCGGCGTCCCGTCATCCGCAACTACACCATCCGGGCCGCTCGGCGGATCGAGGACGGCTGGGAACTGGACATCGATTTCGTCGTGCACGGCTCGGCATCCGGTGCTGTGGAAGGGATTGCGGCCAACTGGGCCTGCTCCGCCCAGCCGGGGGACCGGGTGGCCCTGCTGGATCAGGGGCGGATCTTCGCCCCGGCAGATGATGATCGTCCGATCTTGATCATCGCCGACGAATCCGGTGTTCCCGGAGTGGAGGGTATTGCCCGTTCGTTGGCGGGCCGGCCGGCCACGTACCTGCTCGAGGTGCCGCATGCCGACGACGTACGAGATCTTGCTGCCGACGCGCAGTGGCTGGTACGTGACTCGACCGCGATGCCCGGCCGGCATCTCCTGGAACGGCTCGCCGCGATGCAGATTTCGCCGGACAGTTACGGCTACGTGGTGGGCGAGGCGTCGATGATGCTCGCCGCTCGGAACATGATCAAAGCCGCCGGCGTACCGAAGAGCAGACTTGACTTCTGTGCCTATTGGCGTCCGCTCGACTGA
- a CDS encoding Gfo/Idh/MocA family protein — protein MSDSTLNPIKIGMIGAGAISGQYLAVIERLPILQLTAVADLDLTRAAEVAQKYGASALSVDELINSEDVDLVLNLTIPAAHAEIALQAIAAGKAVYGEKPLAATLSDGIKIIEAARAAGVRVGSAPDTVLGTGTQTARKAIDDGLIGTPISATATMITPGHERWHPNPDFYYQPGGGPLLDMGPYYVSSLITMLGPVRRVIGAASHTRPTRTIGSGARAGEIIDVAVDTHVTGVLVHESGALSTLVMSFDAAATKASNIEVHGSTASLVVPDPNRFDGDVELHEVGGEWTTLPVSAGYRDAGRGYGIADLAATPAGQDGRASGELALHVLDVMLSLLDSADQGVAVDVQTSCQRPDPVPLQDAPGGVVQS, from the coding sequence GTGAGCGACAGCACGCTGAATCCGATCAAGATCGGCATGATCGGCGCCGGGGCAATCTCCGGACAGTATCTGGCCGTGATCGAACGGCTGCCCATCCTGCAGCTGACCGCCGTTGCCGATCTTGATCTGACCCGGGCCGCCGAGGTCGCGCAGAAGTACGGCGCATCGGCGCTGAGCGTGGACGAGTTGATCAACAGCGAGGATGTTGATCTTGTCCTCAACCTGACCATTCCGGCCGCGCACGCGGAGATCGCGTTGCAGGCGATCGCGGCCGGCAAGGCGGTGTACGGGGAGAAGCCGCTGGCCGCGACGCTGTCCGACGGGATCAAGATCATCGAGGCGGCGCGTGCAGCCGGGGTCCGGGTCGGATCGGCACCGGACACCGTGCTGGGTACCGGCACCCAGACCGCCCGCAAGGCGATCGACGACGGCCTGATCGGCACGCCGATCTCCGCCACCGCGACCATGATCACTCCGGGGCACGAACGCTGGCACCCGAATCCGGACTTCTACTACCAGCCCGGCGGCGGTCCGCTGCTGGACATGGGCCCCTATTACGTGTCGTCCTTGATCACCATGCTCGGACCGGTTCGTCGGGTGATCGGTGCGGCCAGTCACACCCGGCCGACCAGGACCATCGGCTCGGGCGCGCGCGCCGGCGAGATCATCGACGTCGCCGTGGACACCCACGTGACCGGTGTGCTGGTGCACGAGTCCGGCGCACTCTCCACGCTGGTGATGAGTTTCGATGCCGCGGCGACCAAGGCGTCCAACATCGAGGTGCACGGCTCCACCGCGTCGCTGGTGGTGCCGGATCCGAACCGGTTCGACGGCGACGTCGAACTGCACGAGGTCGGCGGCGAGTGGACCACGCTGCCGGTGTCCGCTGGCTACCGCGACGCCGGTCGCGGCTACGGCATTGCCGATCTTGCGGCGACGCCGGCCGGCCAGGACGGACGAGCCTCCGGTGAGCTTGCCCTGCACGTGCTGGACGTCATGCTGTCGCTGCTGGACTCCGCCGACCAGGGGGTCGCAGTGGACGTCCAGACCAGCTGCCAGCGTCCCGATCCGGTCCCGCTGCAGGACGCGCCCGGCGGAGTCGTGCAGTCCTGA